The stretch of DNA CCAAGAAGAAGACGGACAAGAAGCGGGCTCTGCGGAGGCTGTAGGAAGGGCCCCCCCACCCTGGGAGGGcttggggaggagggggcagcttTTGTATCTCACTAAGTTATTTAAATTATGGTGGGGGGCTGGGCAGGGGGCGGggggcaggatttttttttctaaaataaagttGGAAAAGCAGCACCTGAAGGTTTGCCCCATGATTGAGGAGAGGCCCAACTGGGCCTCCCTTTCTTGGCTGGACTCCAGGGACCTGCTCTGACCTTTCTGTTCTGACTTGGGTCCCTCCTGCTGGGCCTAGAAAGCCTGAGACCCTCCCCACAGATTTCCATCTGGGTGGCCTTGAGCCAGAGACCCTTGGGAAGGTTACTTCAGCCCAGGTAGCACCCAGAGCTCTCTGCACCCTGTCCTCCCTTTACCTCCACAAAACCTGGCAGAGGCTGCAAATGTCCAGGGCCTCTGCCCTTGGCCAATTTGGGCACTGCCCACCGTCCATCCCAGGGACTCTGGGTCCTGCCTCAGGTTCTGTCCTTGCTGTCTGGGCCCACACTGGCCAGCCACTTTTTTTGCCCTCGAGAGTTTCAGGCTATGTTCTCTGTCCTCCTGAGCGTGGGAGGGGAGGCCTTGGTGGTcaaggatggagagccaggatgGGGGCCAGTTGGGAAGTGACAAAGGAGGGCCTTCCCATACTGGGCAATGGGGCCAGAGGAAGGGGAGCAGCTGGTGGCCTGATGGCTAGGCTAGCATTGCCCCTGCATCCTCTGCGCTCCAGTGGTGGCTGGAGGTCAGTGACCTTGTTATTTAGCTCCCCCTCTGGCCCTCGTTCCTTGTGCTCAGGGGCTCCATCCCTACAGGGGTCTCTTCCACACTGGATTTTGCACCCCTGGGAGAGCTGTGGGCTAGCCAGTCCCAAGCTGCCTACCTCTCTGGCCTCAGGCCCTGCCCATCTTCTACAAAGAGGCTTCCCTCTGCTGGGCAGGTCACAATCCCACATGCTTCTTTCCTCAAGTCAAGCTCTCTAGTCTTGGCCAAGAAAGCCTGGAGGGGGTTAGGTGGGCCCCATGGAGAGGGAGAGCTCCTTGAGCAGGGACTTATTCCCTCTGTATCCCCAGCGCTTGGCACACACACAGTGGTGCTTAATAATTGCACATTGACCCCACAGTTCTCTATTCCACCCAGGCCTCGTGACCCCCCAAGACGAGCTGGGGGCCCCCTCCCAGGCAGTGGCTGGCTGGAAGAGCAAAGGGCCCTCCATGAGCCGGGCCCCACCTCCCTAGCAATAAACACTCCATGGCAAACCTTAAGCGACAGGGGTCAGTCTATGGCAATTCCCTAGCAACAGATCCCACTCCATAGCAACCCAGACAAAAGGTCCATCTCCAAAGCTCACTGCTGGAGCTCCCCTAAGTGGGGTCTGCCAGGTGACTGTCCCCCACTGCTGTCACAAGCCCCTCCCAGAGGCAGAGGCCAGCCCTGCAGCAGGGGTGGGTGGAGCACAGGCAGGATGATGGCTTTTCCATAGCAGCGGGAGACAAGAGGCACCCTGTGGTCCCTGGGGCAGGAACCCCAACAGATCAGTAACTTGTTCCAAGTCACCAAGCAGGGATGGGCGGCGGGGGCTGGGGGGGAAGCTCTGGCAAACTGGCCAGCCCAGGTACATACTAGACACACTTGTTTTCCCCTTTCCAAGGCCATCTGGCCCCTAGGCAACACCGCCCAAGGCAAGGAAGCCTGCAGGGGGCCCCCCTTCCCTCTGGGAGAAGAAGCAGGACACAAGGAGGGCAGATCAGGCAGTCTGACTTTATTAGCCACAGGCAGAGGGGGCATCTTAGGTGCTCTTGGGGGGGCGGGTGCGTTTCTTCTTCACCACCACAGGCTTCTGGCTCCGCAGGATGGCGCTGGCTCGGCGGAGGGCAGcctagggaggaagggagaggcaaGGCCTGGAGGGAGGCATCCCTTCACCCACCCCCAGATGGATCTGTATCTACTCCATCTACCCAGTGCCCAAGTCAACCCAGCTCCCAGGGGCTCCCCATACCATACGGAGATCTTTCCGGTACTTGTTCTTGCGGATGATGTGGCGGACACTGTTGAGCGTGGCCCGGGCATTTTTGTTGATGGTGGTCCTCACATAGGAGGTGGCAGGTTTCCTCTGACCTGCAATGCAAGGAGGGAGAACAGGGACCTGGGTCAGTGAGccagcatttattatgcacccaCTATATGCCAGGATAGTGGGCAGGAGTGTGGGAGGGGGCTTCCTCTGGCAAGGAGTTTGGGAGGTGCCAATTATCACTGATTGAGGGAGATCCCTGGTCCAGGCTGAAATCCCAGGTCAAGCCCAATACAGACAAGAGGCAGGTTCTAGACTCCAAGCACTTGCGTAGCCTCTGGGGAAGCCAACAAGTACCCACACAGGGACACTCAAGAGAAAGCTGGGCAGCCTTGAAGACACAGAGGAGCAGGAAGACTTCAAGTGAAACCATCCTTGCAGCTGGGAAATAGGGCTGGAAATGCCAACTGGTGAAGTGTCTGCCTGCCCCTGCCTGGATGGTAGAGAAAAGCTAGCCCTGATTTTAGGGTCCAGAGAAAGGGAGgcacttgtctaaggtcacagatCTGCCAGGAGTTGGGGCCACAGCTCAGACTGCCTGGCTCCCTTGGCCACTCTGGGTACCTGCCATATCCTCCAAGTGGGTCTGGGGCTACATCATGGCCTGAGGGCCCCCCCCCATTAAACTGTTCTTCCTGGGGGTCCTGATCTCTCCTCTGCCTTCTCAAATTCCCTCCCACCCACTCATCTATTAAAtcaaccttttgtcttagaattaataagcATGGATTCTAATGCAGAAAAGCAACTgaggaagtgacttacccagggtcacacactgaagtctctgactccaagcctaataCTCCTTCCACTGGGCTATCTGGCTGTCCCTCCTCCCTATTTTCTAGATGTCCTGGCACTAGCCGCTCTCCTCCAGGTCCATTCCCTGGGGAGGCAGTCCCAAGGCCTCCTCTCTCTTCCA from Gracilinanus agilis isolate LMUSP501 unplaced genomic scaffold, AgileGrace unplaced_scaffold42434, whole genome shotgun sequence encodes:
- the RPL28 gene encoding 60S ribosomal protein L28, which produces SFLIKRNKQTYSTEPNNLKARNSFRYNGLIHRKTVGIEPAADGKGIVVVLKRRAGQRKPATSYVRTTINKNARATLNSVRHIIRKNKYRKDLRMAALRRASAILRSQKPVVVKKKRTRPPKST